Proteins encoded within one genomic window of Macadamia integrifolia cultivar HAES 741 unplaced genomic scaffold, SCU_Mint_v3 scaffold1025, whole genome shotgun sequence:
- the LOC122062428 gene encoding uncharacterized protein LOC122062428: protein MVDVDRRMTPAHVAGLRRLSARAAAASTASNTTTSTPVRTGLDSFSSLAVKVISHLRSFSILVQPGLSDAEFARTEAEFGFVFPPDLRAVLSTGLPVGPGFPEWRAGSGSRLRLHASLDLPIAAISFQIARNALWPKSWGPRPSDPEKAMRVARNALKRVPILIPLFNHCYIPCSPSLVGNPIFFVDENRVFCCGSDLSNFFERESLFRCDNDGCVLKKQRSVSEKTAVSSSFSSNYSRRSLDSGSRTPRWIEFWSDAAVDRRRRNSSSSSSSLSPDRYYEIPRPIFRGKLPKWVEGYLERIGTVLSEGGWDETEIAEIVQVSSSGFFERDVILLDNQAVLDTLLLKADRFSDSLRKAGWSSDDITDALGFDFRLEKESKLLKKISPELVKKIGKLAESVSPS, encoded by the coding sequence ATGGTTGACGTCGACCGGAGGATGACCCCGGCCCACGTAGCTGGCCTACGCCGGCTGTCCGCTCGTGCTGCTGCTGCTTCCACTGCCTccaacaccaccacctccactcCCGTCCGAACAGGTCTCgattctttctcttcccttgcCGTCAAGGTCATCTCCCACCTTCGCAGCTTCAGCATTCTGGTTCAACCGGGCCTCTCCGACGCAGAGTTCGCCCGAACCGAGGCAGAGTTCGGCTTCGTCTTCCCTCCCGACCTCCGTGCCGTTCTCTCCACCGGTCTACCCGTTGGCCCCGGATTCCCCGAGTGGCGTGCCGGTTCTGGATCTCGCCTCCGTCTCCACGCCTCCCTTGACCTTCCAATCGCCGCGATTTCTTTTCAGATTGCACGTAACGCTCTCTGGCCCAAGTCTTGGGGTCCACGGCCATCTGACCCTGAGAAAGCTATGCGCGTCGCTCGAAATGCACTGAAGAGAGTACCCATCTTGATCCCTCTCTTCAACCACTGCTACATCCCTTGCAGCCCATCTTTGGTAGGAAACCCTATCTTCTTCGTCGACGAGAATCGGGTATTCTGTTGCGGATCCGATTTATCCAATTTCTTCGAACGGGAGTCCCTGTTCCGATGCGATAACGATGGTTGCGTCCTAAAAAAACAGCGCTCCGTCAGCGAAAAGACAGCAGTTTCGTCCTCATTTTCCTCTAATTACTCCCGCAGAAGCTTAGATTCTGGGAGCAGAACACCCAGATGGATTGAATTCTGGAGTGATGCAGCCGTCGATAGAAGGCGTAGGAATTCATCATCTTCGTCGTCTTCTTTATCGCCCGATCGATACTATGAGATTCCTCGACCGATATTTCGGGGAAAACTGCCGAAATGGGTCGAAGGGTATTTGGAGCGGATCGGAACAGTCCTGAGTGAAGGTGGGTGGGATGAGACTGAAATAGCCGAAATCGTACAGGTATCGTCCTCTGGTTTTTTTGAAAGAGACGTGATTTTGTTAGATAATCAAGCAGTGTTGGATACTCTGCTACTCAAGGCAGACCGGTTCTCTGATTCATTGAGAAAAGCAGGGTGGAGCTCTGACGACATCACTGACGCCCTGGGTTTCGATTTCCGACTTGAAAAAGAgagtaaattattgaagaaAATTTCACCGGAGCTCGTCAAGAAGATCGGAAAGCTTGCAGAATCCGTCTCCCCCTCATAA